The DNA segment ATCCTCTATCACCACAAATAGACAGATATATAGAGCATATAATGAAGACTCGTTCCACGTTACGAATTACTTTTTACTCTTTATCACACTACTCCTGGCAGGTCCTATTGTGTATATTTACAATACGCAATGTGCCACGCGCCCACACAACGCGAGGGTAGTTCCGACCCTAACTCGTTTAAGGGAGGTATAGTTAAGGACTCCGCCATCATATCATCATGTGTTGGCAACTAGGAAATACTATATTAGAAGGATACGAATCATTATTGTATCCAAttggttttgttttttcataCCAAAATCAAGACtaagaaagaaattctcAAACAAATTAGCGATGTCATCTGAGGGTATTATCTATGATCCTCAGTTCAAGCCTGTTCAAGGAATCTATGAAAATAGATTAAGACAGTTTACTGATACTGGTGGAGACTACCATGACTTAAATTTGCCCAAGTTTTATGACAAAAAACGTATTTCATTAGATCATGACCATGTGAAAGTTTGGTGGTACCAGGTCTCCTTTGAACGTGGTTCTTCTCCCGTTTCTCCCGATAAGAGGCCATCTTGGAAGTCTATCATTGAACGTGACCGGAAGGGTGAATTGGAATTTAGGGAGGCTAACATAAACCAGCCTTTTGGGCCTAGTTGGTCTACCACTTGGTTCAAAGTAAAAATTTCCCTGCCCGAAGACTGGATCAAATCTAATGAGCAGTTACTTTTCCAATGGGATTGCTCTAATGAAGGGATTGTCATAGACCCAAGAACTTTAATTCCTGTGACTGCCTTCTCTGGCGGTGAAAGAACTGAATATCTTTTACCGAAATCGGCGGATGGGGAACATTTCTTTTACATTGAAGCCGGTAACAACGGTATGTTTGGTTGCGGTGCAGGATCCACCATAAATCCACCAGATGATAATAGGTTCTTTCACTTGAGGAAGGCAGATATTGTTTGGCCCGATTTGGACGCTCGCGGTCTGTATATCGATTTCTGGATGTTGAGTGACGCTGCAAGAGAGCTGCCTGGAGACTCTTGGCAAAAACATCAGGCAAGACAACTAGGTAACGCTGTTATGGATCTTTTTGATCCGAATGATCGTTCAAGTGTGCGGAAATGCCGTGATTTGATTCAGAAGCAGTTTTTCGATTCATTTTCCGAGAGCTGTAAAGTTTATGAACAAGGTGAATCTCAAGTCTTAACTAATGTTTATGGTATTGGTAATTGCCATATAGATACAGCTTGGCTATGGCCGTTCGCGgaaacaagaaggaagattGTGAGGTCATGGTCTTCTCAATGTACTTTAATGGATCGCTTCCCGGAGTACAAATTTGTTGCTTCACAAGCTCAACAATTTAAGTGGTTATTGGAGGATCATCCTGAGTTCTTCAAGAAAGTACTAATTCCCAAGATTCAGCAATCCCAATTTTTTGCAGTTGGAGGAACATGGGTTGAGAACGACACTAATATTCCCTCAGGAGAATCATTGGCCAgacagttttttttcggACAAAGATTCTTCTTAAAGCATTTTGGTATCAAGTCGAAGATTTTTTGGCTACCTGACACGTTTGGTTACTCTTCACAAATGCCACAGCTTTGTCGCTTATCTGGAATTGACAAGTTTTTGActcaaaaactttcttgGAATAACATCAACAGTTTCCCACATAGCACGTTCAACTGGGCGGGTATTGATGGGTCCCAAGTACTAACACACATGCCTCCTGGTAATACTTATACTGCCGACTCTCACTTTGGAGACGTCTTGCGCACCGCTAAGCAGAATAAAACGCCTGAATGTTACGGATCCGGTTTGATGTTATACGGGAAAGGTGACGGTGGTGGTGGGCCAACTGAGGAGATGCTACAAAAGATGAGGCGCATAAGGTCTATGAACAACAGAAATGGCAATGTTATCCCGAAATTACAAGTTGGCATAACAGTTGATGAGTTTTAcgatgatattttgaaaagaactaATCAAGGCCATGACTTACCCACTTGGAATGGCGAATTGTATTTTGAATTCCACAGAGGAACGTACACCAGTCAAGCCGAAACCAAGAAATTCATGAGGTTATCTGAAATTAAACTACATGATTTGGAATGGATAGCCGCCAAGACATCTGTTTTATATCCCGATTCATATGAGTACCCATCGAAGGAAATTAACAGTCTCTGGGAGAATGTTCTATTATGTCAATTTCACGATGTTCTGCCAGGTTCTTGTATTGAAATGGTCTATAAGTATGAGGCCATCCCTATGTTGCAAAACGTTGTCAAAAAATGCGCTTCATTAATAGACAAGAcacttcaatttcttcagaGCCAGAGTAAGGCTGACCTTGTTGAGATGGGAACATTGACTTGGTCAAAACCTGAAAGTAATTCTAGGGAATGCTCTTTAGATGGAAGCTACACTTCTTCAGTAACCGGGTACGATGACTATATAGTCCTTGCTAACGGGAAGTTGAAGATTATTATCTGTAAAAAGAGCGGTGTGATTACGAGTATTACAGATGAAACTTTGGGAGTAGAATACCTGGATACGAAACATGGTAGGAACCAATTGGGCGCTAATCAGTTCgtcatttttgatgataaaCCCCTGGGCTGGCAAGCTTGGGACACTGAGCTTTATTCCGTGAATCAATATAAGTATATTACCAAGCCAAAGAAGGTTCAGGTATCCTGCAACACTAAAGAAAAGTGCGCTGTTGAGGtcatctttcaaatttccGAGAAATGCAAGGTCAGATCGATAATATCACTTGATGCAACTACAGCCAACGAGGCTAAGTTAAGTAAGGTTGACATTACTACAACGGTAGAGAACTGGGATGCTAGAAACAAGTTTTTAAAAGTTGAATTTCCTGTCAATATTCGTAGCGATTTCGCATCGTATGAAACTCAGTTCGGTATTACCAGAAGACCAACCCATTATAATACTTCATGGGATGTTGCAAAGTTTGAAGTTTGTCATCATAAATTTGCTGATTATTCTGAATACAGCAAAGGtgtttcaattttgaacGATTGCAAGTATGGCTTTTCCACGCACGGCAACTTGATGAGGTTGTCATTGTTGAGATCTCCAAAGGCCCCAGATGCTCATGCTGATATGGGAACTCACGAGATAAAATATGCTATCTATCCACATAGGGGGGCACTATCCAGCGACACTGTCAAGCTGGCCCATGAATTCAATTACAATTTTAGATACAAACTCCCCAGGAATATTGGTCAAAgttttgatgatatcatAAGCATTTCCGGCGATGATAATGTCATTTTGTCCAACATAAAAAGaggtgaagaagatagtGCTATCAAGTCCAATTATTCTATAAAACCAAAAGATGAACAAAGCATTGTGGTAAGAGTCTACGAATCTCTTGGGGGGGAATCTTTTGCTTCATTAAATACCACACTGAATCTGAAGcgtattgaaaaaatcgatAATTTGGAAATGAAAGTTTATAAGAGCTTGACAGCTACACGAGACGAATCAGACCATGCAATCAATAGGATTCCTATAAAGTTGAGACCTTTTGAGATTGCTTCATTCAGGTTGTATTTCTGAATATACTTTCACTTCactcttttttcatcttccatCAAAACTTATGCCCTTCCTATTGTGATGATTTCAATTAATACATATTAATAAATAGAgctaaataaaaaaaataaaaatgatgtcATGTCAGACTTGTCAGCTTTCTTCGAAGGaacgttttttttttcgttttttaaTTGCGCCGTGAGAGAATCGTAATTATAACAAATAATACGCACATAGCATACTTTCCAGTATTGAGGTTGTGGCTTAATTACCTATGTCTGAGTCGCTTCCAGCTATTCTCGGTCTGTTTTAGGGAGAGATTCCACCAACCGCAACGGTAACCAGCTCTTCTTGATTATTCTACGAGAATAATGTGTCAAGTTGCTACTGATATGAAGAAGGTTCTAGCGAGAAAGCatgaaaagttttttgaaagacaTTTGCAGTTGCTCCCCTCCTCACATCAGGGACATGATGTGAACAGAATGGCGATAGTATTCTACTCCATGGTAGGTCTCTCAATACTTGATGTTGACGTACCCGCAAAGTACAACTATCATCTTGACTGGATACGCAAACattatattaaaaaaacCCTGGACGACAAAAACAGTACCGTAATATCAGGATTTGTTGGAAGTTTAGTTATGGATATTCCTCATGCAACGACGGTCAATATAGCCAATACACTTTTTGCTTTGTTATCTTTGATCATGTTGAAAGACTACGAATATTTTGAGAGTATACTAGACAGAGAGAGTCTTTCAAGGTTTGTTTCCAGGTGCCAGTTACCTACTCGTGGGTCATTTGTATCTTGTTTAGACTATAACACAAACTCTGCATCTCCTGTTGATTCAGACGATTTAAGATTTTGCTATATTGCGGTTGCCATTTTATACATATGTGGATGTAGATCCACAGAAGAATTTGACAGATACATCGATACAAGGAAATtaattgaatatataatgGCGCAACGATGTTGTGGCGGGGCTTTTGGTGCCCACAACGAACCACATGCAGGGTACACTTCTTGTGCGCTATCTACATTAGCATTATTATCTAGTCTCGCAGAGCTATCCGATAAATTCAGAGAAGACACCATAACGTGGCTATTACATAGACAGGTATCATGTCACGGGTGCATGCAGCTTGAGGATGATTCGAATACTACGTACGATCAATCTGATGATGGCGGCTTTCAAGGAAGGGAAAACAAGTATGCTGATACATGTTACGCATTCTGGTGCTTAAATTCTTTACAATTACTTACAAAGGATTGGAAATTGCTATGTCAAACAGAGCGAACGAAAAATTACTTGCTTGATCGGACGCAAAATACATTAACTGGAGGCTTTAGCAAAAATGACGAGGATGATGCTGATTTGTACCACAGCTGCTTGGGTAACGCTGCATTAGCACTGATCGAGGGTAAATTTAATGGAGAGTTATGCATACCTCAAGAAACATTTGATGATTTCTGCAAGACGTGCCACTGCTAAGGATCATACAATTGCACGTACATCCGTACAAGAATGCAATGTAACCTATTGATTAGACAAGGAAAGTCAAGCAGAAAATAGGTGTGATAAGttaatttttgatgaaaaactcAATTAATGTAGATAAAGAGATATTATATAATTCTGATGTATCCATGTTGATATTATTGCTGATTGATCTCGGTATACAGGTAGTTATGATTTCGTTGTTGAACCACTGCGAATGGAAAACCAGTGGGAGTTTCTCTAAAGTAATATTCAAGGAAGTACCATTAGCTGGAAAGAAGTTGATCGAGCCAAAATCTATTTCGGCCAAGTTTGTATTAAGACCAGTTCCAGTAAATTTTGTATAcgattctttcaaagaccATAAGTAGGTAAATACCACACGTGGGTTAGATGCTCTTAGTAAGGCCCTGAATTCCTCCTCACTAAAAATTTCTCTAAATAGCTCCAACTCTTCCTTCCCACCATAATTAGACGTAGACGCAATGTCTATACCGATCTTCTGACATTCATCCGGGCTCACGCATTTCACCAGAGACATAGCTACACACTGTTCACCTGTTGACATGCTAAATGGAAGAGAATTATCATTGTCCAGGAACGGCTTACCAAAGCTGCCCCTGTCAAATTTTAGCTCTCGAAAATCTGAACCAGTCATTATAGAACAGCCAAATAATTGCAGTAACTGGTTGCATAAGCTGGCACATCTATCATGaaatgattttttattgagGATTTTGGCTTGCCAGTCCAGCGGTAGGGCTCTCATTAACGCCTCGAATGTAAAATCATCCGCGAGTACATCATCTTGGATTTCAACGACAAACGTGCCTGCCCACAAGCTTCCATCAATGACCTTTGGGACGTCGTTTAAACTCTTAATTGTCTGGGCCATCTACGGTTTCTGAGTTCCTTCATCCTCtcttgtttcttcattttgatttttaaTCACCTCGGTTTTAACAAGCAGTGTCCGAAGAATAAATATGAAATACAGCAAAAGCCAATGGAATGGTTATTGACCTGAGCTTGTGAATAACACAcgaaaagataaaaaggGAGACGCAGGATGAGTGACGTGGTTAATGACGATCGTAAGGAATTGTTCGATTCGGCAGTGTCCTTCCTGAAGGATGAGTCCATCAAAAATGCTCCActtctgaagaaaatcgaatttttgaaatccaaAGGATTAagtgaaaaggaaattgaaataGCCATGGAAGAACCTAAGAAGGATAAAAAGTTTAAGGAGGGAATATCGAAAAATAATGACAGTTCTGTGAATAGGACAAACCCGCAGGATATGTACTTTTATGAAGCGATGCCACCAGCGCTGCCCCACAGGGATTGGAAAGATTACTTTGTGATGGCTACAGCGACAGCCGGGCTGTTGTATGGTGCGTATCAAGTAACTAGAAGGTACGTGATACCAAATATTTTACCAGAGGCAAAGAGTAAATTAGAGGATGAcaaggaagaaatcaaagatcaGTTCGCCAAAATCGATAAAGTCCTCAATGCCATCGAAGCAGAACAGGCAGAGTCTAGAAAACAGGAAAGCGAGACGCTGAAGGAACTCACTGGCACTATCGCTGAGTTGCAACAGGTGCTGACGGAAACAACAAgaagcaaagaaaagattgaagaCGAATTCAGACTGGTTAAGCTCGAGATGACCAATCTACAAAACACCATTGACAAATTCGTCTCGGACAACAGCAACATACAAGAACTAAATAATATACAGAGAGAAATGGACTCGCTCAAGagtttaatgaaaaattgtacGGAATCTGCTAACACTCACGACAATAGATTATTCTCCATGTCTCCCAATGGCATACCGGGAATAGACGCGATTCCCTCTGCGTCTGAGATCCTAGCCAAGATGGGCatgcaagaagaaaacgataaggagaaagaaaatagtgaCAATACAGGCAACGAGGCAAACGCTGTTCCAGCGTGGAAAAAAGCGAGGGAGCAAACTGTTGACAGCAACGGCTCCATCCCGGAATGGCAGAGAAACACGACCAGAAATGAAATCAGCGTGCCAGATTGGCAAAATGCACAGCTTGGGGACTCTACCCCATAGTGCACTTCTATGTAGAGCAATTAATTTTAATCACACTTGTAATACTCGTAACTTTCTTTGCTACGCTGTTCGGGATCGAAAAAGCCTACTTTAGACTATTACCCGGATACTACAGACCTTTTCATTAGCAATAACATATTTTGAGCTACTTCAGTAATGATCCATAGTGAAGAACAATCTAAATATCCCTTAGTAAGACTAATCGTGACTAGTCGATAGTCTCAGGCATTATGGAAAAGGAATCTGTGTATATCCTGGCGTTAAAATGTGCTGACCGACAGTTAAGCTCCATGGAATTTTTAAATCTCTATAAAGAGTTCTTTAACGAAAAGTTCTCGTCATTGAttcaagaggaagaggacACTGCACCCGCTGCTGCTACGATAAATGATGCTAATAAGGAAACCTCTTTGAAAGATACTCCCGGCAGTAATACAGCAGTGTCTGCAGATGCTACACACTTGGATGAAGCTCTAGATATCGTTTGCTCggattttatcaaaatattgaaCCTAGAGAAACCTCTGATCTTGGCTGATTATATCGTTGAAGTGTTATTTGTGAATTACAATTCAGACATGATGAAATGCTTTTTGCCGAAGTTGAACTCCGTTACCAATTCGTTATTATTGGTCCATTTCTTCTCCAAATCTTGTTCATTCTTCGCCAAGTTATCAGATACTTTGATAGTTGATCAAGTACGCAAGGATTTGGGTAGTGTTTTAATACCGAATATTCTAAGCCTTGATATGAATGCCTTGAATAAAGAAGTCATTATCATAATATCAAAACTTTTGCAAGCCATTTTAAAACTCTCCCCCGCACCCATCCTCATTACTTCTGTCAGCTGTAAAAATGGGTCTGTCACGCTCCTAAATCAATTATCACAAATTAACAAGCTCCTTTTTAAGAAAATCTCACAGACGTTTGAAGCAAAATTACACTTCAAAGATACTAAGCCATTTTTAAACAAAGACTCTACCAATGAATTTGTAGGTTCACCTTCATTGACCTCCCCTCAATATATTCCAAGTCCTTTTTCCTCGACGAAACCTCCAGGTTCCGTGAATTCTGCTGCCAAATATAAAGACATGAAGCTTCTTCGTTACTATAAGAACATTTGgttgaataataaaatcATCAGTTGGGAAATAGCAAATCCGGAC comes from the Saccharomyces kudriavzevii IFO 1802 strain IFO1802 genome assembly, chromosome: 7 genome and includes:
- the AMS1 gene encoding alpha-mannosidase (similar to Saccharomyces cerevisiae AMS1 (YGL156W); ancestral locus Anc_2.311), encoding MSSEGIIYDPQFKPVQGIYENRLRQFTDTGGDYHDLNLPKFYDKKRISLDHDHVKVWWYQVSFERGSSPVSPDKRPSWKSIIERDRKGELEFREANINQPFGPSWSTTWFKVKISLPEDWIKSNEQLLFQWDCSNEGIVIDPRTLIPVTAFSGGERTEYLLPKSADGEHFFYIEAGNNGMFGCGAGSTINPPDDNRFFHLRKADIVWPDLDARGLYIDFWMLSDAARELPGDSWQKHQARQLGNAVMDLFDPNDRSSVRKCRDLIQKQFFDSFSESCKVYEQGESQVLTNVYGIGNCHIDTAWLWPFAETRRKIVRSWSSQCTLMDRFPEYKFVASQAQQFKWLLEDHPEFFKKVLIPKIQQSQFFAVGGTWVENDTNIPSGESLARQFFFGQRFFLKHFGIKSKIFWLPDTFGYSSQMPQLCRLSGIDKFLTQKLSWNNINSFPHSTFNWAGIDGSQVLTHMPPGNTYTADSHFGDVLRTAKQNKTPECYGSGLMLYGKGDGGGGPTEEMLQKMRRIRSMNNRNGNVIPKLQVGITVDEFYDDILKRTNQGHDLPTWNGELYFEFHRGTYTSQAETKKFMRLSEIKLHDLEWIAAKTSVLYPDSYEYPSKEINSLWENVLLCQFHDVLPGSCIEMVYKYEAIPMLQNVVKKCASLIDKTLQFLQSQSKADLVEMGTLTWSKPESNSRECSLDGSYTSSVTGYDDYIVLANGKLKIIICKKSGVITSITDETLGVEYLDTKHGRNQLGANQFVIFDDKPLGWQAWDTELYSVNQYKYITKPKKVQVSCNTKEKCAVEVIFQISEKCKVRSIISLDATTANEAKLSKVDITTTVENWDARNKFLKVEFPVNIRSDFASYETQFGITRRPTHYNTSWDVAKFEVCHHKFADYSEYSKGVSILNDCKYGFSTHGNLMRLSLLRSPKAPDAHADMGTHEIKYAIYPHRGALSSDTVKLAHEFNYNFRYKLPRNIGQSFDDIISISGDDNVILSNIKRGEEDSAIKSNYSIKPKDEQSIVVRVYESLGGESFASLNTTLNLKRIEKIDNLEMKVYKSLTATRDESDHAINRIPIKLRPFEIASFRLYF
- the CDC43 gene encoding protein geranylgeranyltransferase type I subunit CDC43 (similar to Saccharomyces cerevisiae CDC43 (YGL155W); ancestral locus Anc_2.312) — protein: MCQVATDMKKVLARKHEKFFERHLQLLPSSHQGHDVNRMAIVFYSMVGLSILDVDVPAKYNYHLDWIRKHYIKKTLDDKNSTVISGFVGSLVMDIPHATTVNIANTLFALLSLIMLKDYEYFESILDRESLSRFVSRCQLPTRGSFVSCLDYNTNSASPVDSDDLRFCYIAVAILYICGCRSTEEFDRYIDTRKLIEYIMAQRCCGGAFGAHNEPHAGYTSCALSTLALLSSLAELSDKFREDTITWLLHRQVSCHGCMQLEDDSNTTYDQSDDGGFQGRENKYADTCYAFWCLNSLQLLTKDWKLLCQTERTKNYLLDRTQNTLTGGFSKNDEDDADLYHSCLGNAALALIEGKFNGELCIPQETFDDFCKTCHC
- the LYS5 gene encoding holo-[acyl-carrier-protein] synthase (similar to Saccharomyces cerevisiae LYS5 (YGL154C); ancestral locus Anc_2.314), which gives rise to MAQTIKSLNDVPKVIDGSLWAGTFVVEIQDDVLADDFTFEALMRALPLDWQAKILNKKSFHDRCASLCNQLLQLFGCSIMTGSDFRELKFDRGSFGKPFLDNDNSLPFSMSTGEQCVAMSLVKCVSPDECQKIGIDIASTSNYGGKEELELFREIFSEEEFRALLRASNPRVVFTYLWSLKESYTKFTGTGLNTNLAEIDFGSINFFPANGTSLNITLEKLPLVFHSQWFNNEIITTCIPRSISNNINMDTSELYNISLSTLIEFFIKN
- the PEX14 gene encoding Pex14p (similar to Saccharomyces cerevisiae PEX14 (YGL153W); ancestral locus Anc_2.315), yielding MSDVVNDDRKELFDSAVSFLKDESIKNAPLLKKIEFLKSKGLSEKEIEIAMEEPKKDKKFKEGISKNNDSSVNRTNPQDMYFYEAMPPALPHRDWKDYFVMATATAGLLYGAYQVTRRYVIPNILPEAKSKLEDDKEEIKDQFAKIDKVLNAIEAEQAESRKQESETLKELTGTIAELQQVLTETTRSKEKIEDEFRLVKLEMTNLQNTIDKFVSDNSNIQELNNIQREMDSLKSLMKNCTESANTHDNRLFSMSPNGIPGIDAIPSASEILAKMGMQEENDKEKENSDNTGNEANAVPAWKKAREQTVDSNGSIPEWQRNTTRNEISVPDWQNAQLGDSTP